ACAGATTTGCTCTTAAAGGATATAGAAGGATTGTGTAATCCGGATTATTTTGGAGATAAAATAGTTTTCCAATCAAGAGACAGATCAGTATACGGTTTAAATACGAATCCCGGTATCTATTTTTATGAAAATGGAGAAGTCAGATTAATGACCCCATCTTTTGATAGTAATTTCGGTAATTCTCTTGGGACAGACTTAAGACTGGGTTCAAATGACGATCCTATTGTCTATAATGATAAACTATACTTCCTCTCTACCGATAACGATGTGATTAATATGTACCATATGGATTTGAGTGGAAATATTGTAAAAGTAACCAATTCAAACGGCTCCATAGATGATTTTATAGTAGTATCGAAAGGCATCTATACAATCTATATGGATGAGAATTCGCCTCAGGAAATACATTTGTTTAATGACGGTTTTAAAAAATTATCTGATTATAATGGTTTTCTGAAGGATTACGAGATTTCTAAAGTCGAAACTTTTGAATTTTCAAATGACGGAATAGACTTCTACGGCTATGTCATCCCTCCTATCGCGAAAAAAGATAAGAACCCTGCAATCCTGTCGATACATGGAGGACCCAAAACGGTCTTTGGAAAGGTACTGCATCATGAAATGCAGTTATTGGCTTCACTTGGCTACTATGTTTTCTACATGAATCCAAGGGGATCTTGTGGTAGAGGTAATGAGTTTATGGATATTAGAGGTAAGTACGGTTCTATAGACTATGAGGATTTAATGAAATTTACTGACGAAGTGCTCACTAAGTACGATGACATAGACTCTGAAAGACTTGGTGTTATGGGAGGCTCCTATGGAGGTTTTATGACGAACTGGATAATCGGTCATACCGATAGGTTTAAACGAGCTTGTACTCAAAGATGTATTTCCAACTGGATCAGTATGTATGGAACTTCAGACATAGGTTTCTACTTTGTAGAGGACCAAGTAGATGGTACACCATGGAGAGATTTTGAGAATATGTGGAATATGTCTCCCTTAAAATACGCAGATAGAATTACTACCCCCACTCTTATAATCCATGCCGATGAGGATCATAGATGTCCACCCGAGCAGGGACATCAGATGTTTTTAGCTTTAAATTATCATGATATAGAGACTAAAATGGTGGTATTTAAAGGAGAAAATCACGAACTATCAAGATCCGGTAAGCCTCTTCATCGTAGGCGAAGATTAAATGAAATAGTAGAATGGATGACTAAGATTTAAATTAATCCACAAAAAACGCTGATTTCATGAACTAAAAAACGGAATGCATTGTTTCCTACTCGCATTCCGTTTTTATATGGCTCTATAATTTATAGTGTTGGTGAAGAAATATTAGTTTCTTTGCTGGCACTATTTTCTTTTAAAAAAATAAAGACATAGTGACCAATTTCCTTTATAATTTAATCACTACAACAAAAAAATAAGGAGGCCACTATGTCTATTAGTAATTATATCTTAAATTTATTAGATTTAAAAGATGAAAATATTGAGATTTTTGAAAATGTCGAGAAGATTAAAAAGAAGAATATCTCTTACAATTTGATTTTTGGCCGGCTTACCTATAATGCTTCTGTTTGTCCCGTTTGTGGTAACGTGCATAGCCCAAGCATTATTAAACACGGCACTAAGTCTTCTGATATTAAACTTCTTCCTTTTAATGGCGAACCTACTTTCTTGAGACTTAAAAAGCAGAGATTTTTATGTAAGGAATGTAATTCTACTTTTATAGCTGAAACTGATATTGTTAAAAAGAATTGTTTTATTTCTAATAGAGTAAAAGCTCATATTACAACTAATTTGACCATGAAAGTAAGTGAAAAAGATATTGCTAATTTACATTATGTTTCTCATTCTACGGTGTCTAAATGTGTAGATCAAGCTTTTGAACAGTTTAAGCCTAATTATCAGTTTTTACCAGAACATTTATGTTTTGATGAGTTTAAATCCACAAAAACTGCTAAAGGATCTATGAGCTTTATTTTCTGTGATGCTATTACTCATGATATTATCGATATTGTTGAAAACAGGCAATTACACTATCTTAAGCGCTATTTTTCTAGGTTTAGTGAATGTGCTAGAGAATCGGTTAAAAGTATATGTATAGATATGTATCAGCCATACATTAGTCTAATTTCTGATCTTTTCCCTAATGCTAAGATAGTATTTGATAAGTTCCATATAGTTAACCACTTATCTAGAGCATTGAACAAAACAAGAATAGAAGTTATGAATAGTTTTTCTAAGTATTCAATGGAATACAAAAGGTTAAAAAGGTATTGGAAGCTGATACAAAAGCCTTATTTAAAGCTCAATTCTACAGGTTTTAGAAAGTGGATACATTTTGAAAGATGGAAAAGTGCTAGAGATGTGGTTATGGATAGTATTAGTGTCAACAAAACACTTCTAAATACTTATGATTGTTATCAGATTCTTTTAAAGGATGTAGAAAACGGAGATATTGCCTCCTTAAAGGCACATTTAGAATATTATTCAGATGAGGTATCAGATGCTATGAAAACTAGTATTAACACGCTTTTAAAGGACTTTGAGTACGTAAAAAATTGCTTAGAAGTCAATGTTACAAATGGATGTTTAGAAGGTATTAATAATTTTATTAAGTGTTTAAAAAGAGTTGCTTTCGGATACAGGTCGTACTATCATTTTAGGAATCGAATATTAATTTGCAAGAAAATGATAGTACCAAAAGACACTGTAAGTGTAAAAAAACGTCAGGCAGCTAACGCTGCCTGACATTAATAGTTTGTGATTAATTTATATACCAACACTATTTGACAAAGAACCTTTTATATTTAATTATTCAATTTATCTGCATTATCAGCTTTAAGTTTTTTATCTCCACCAAAGACTGCCAATAGTACAGAAGCAGTTATTATGCATATTATTGCAATGGATTTTTGCAAGGTCAAAACCTCCGAGAAAAATACAAGCCCGAGTACAATACTGGTAAGGGGTTCAAATGTACTTAGTATGGAAGTTTTTTGTGATCCAATCAGTTTTATACCTATCTGGTAGAACACAACTGCAATTACCGAAATTGAGACTGCAAATCCAAAAGTTAAAACCCAGGTTTCCAAACTGAAACTGTAGACAAAACTTTGGGTTAATAGTGAGAATACCAGTGCTATAAAGGATGAAAGAATTGCCATATAAAAACAAATCTTGAAAATATTCATCCTATTTAAACCGCTCTTATCCAGGTAAAATGAATAGACTGCATAGGTAATCCCTGAAACAAAGGCAAGTGTAAATCCTATAAAGCTGTCAAGCTGGTCTATATCCATTATCATAAAGATTCCGATCATTGCGATTATAACGCTTATGAGTTCTATTCTATTAGGTTTTAATTTGTAAAAGTAAGCCAGTCCAATCATAATAAAGACCGGATAGGTAAAGTGTAATGTGCTGGCAGCTCCCACAGAGATATAATTATAGGAACTGTAAAGCAGTAGCGGTGTAGTCGAATATCCGAGTACTATTATGAGAAGTTTTTTAAACTCTGAAACACTAAGGCTCATATCCTCGCATCCCGTTTTAATCGCAGCTATATAGAGTATAGGTGTAGGCAGAAAAAACCTGTAGAAAACTAAGCTTATAGCATTTCCACCGCGTGCATATATCATTTTTGCAATTAGAGGTGTTACTCCAAAAATTATAGCAGAGGCTATTGCATAAAAATATCCTCTCTTGCTGTCTATATTTACTTTTTCCATCTATTTCTCCAAATTAAATTCATTAAAAATCAGCTCTCATGAGCTGATTTATCATCTTTTATATATATACTTTTCTCATCGATGACTTTGGTATTCCAATATTTTCTCTATACTTTGCCACCGTTCTTCTGGAGATGTCAATACCTTTCTCATTGAGCATCTCTGTAATCTTAGCATCACTAAGCGGCTTCTTCTTGTTTTCCTTGTTTATTATTTCTTCTATCATTGCCATTATAGCAGTTGAGGACACATCATCTCCTGAATCTGTTTTCATCTCTGTGGAGAAGAAATACTTCAGTTCCAGTATCCCCTGAGGTGTATCGACGTATTTGTCAGTCGTAGCTCTACTGATGGTTGACTCATGTAAGTCCAACTTTTCTGCAACTTCCTTTTGACTCATCGGAGCCAGGTACTTCCTTCCCTTGTCAAAAAATTCGACTTGGGTTTCCACTATAACTTCCAAAATCTTTAGTATAGTAGACTTACGCTGCTCTATACTCGAAATTATCCACTCAGCTGCATTCAGTTTTTTGGATAGAAACTTTACAGCTTCTTCATCACCTTCTGATATCATCTTCCTATAACTACTGCTTATATGAATTTGAGGAAGATATTCATCATGCATTATTATCTGATATTCTTCATCTACTTTTTCAATCGTTGCATCGGGTACGATATACTTTATTGGCTGATTGGTATTATAAGATGCACCCGGTTTCGGATTCAGTGTTTTAATGTACTCAACCTTCTCAAGTACCTCTTTTATCGAAATGCCCAGAGTTTTACTGATTACATTCATTCTATTGTACGCAATATCTTCCAGGTGATTTTCAATCAATTGTCTTGTAATTAAATCATCTGATTTAATCTGATGTAATAAGCACTGTTCAAGAGTTTCGCATGCTATCCCCTTAGGTTCAAACTCTCTGATTATTTGAAGAACATCCTCGATATCTTCTTCTGCGACTCCCATTTCATTTGCTATTAGAACGGGTTTTGTTCTAAGATATCCATTGTCGT
The sequence above is a segment of the Peptoniphilaceae bacterium AMB_02 genome. Coding sequences within it:
- the rpoN gene encoding RNA polymerase factor sigma-54, whose amino-acid sequence is MRHGVELFLDQKQELILSPQLKQSIEILRFSMDDLVSFLKEQALENPMMELEETEQTRSIEEDMNKKTERENLLELANRYDYPMPSGASSSGEDQEYSFLDFSSKSSTLKDDLLFQLNVLDIGYMERRIGEEIIDHLDDNGYLRTKPVLIANEMGVAEEDIEDVLQIIREFEPKGIACETLEQCLLHQIKSDDLITRQLIENHLEDIAYNRMNVISKTLGISIKEVLEKVEYIKTLNPKPGASYNTNQPIKYIVPDATIEKVDEEYQIIMHDEYLPQIHISSSYRKMISEGDEEAVKFLSKKLNAAEWIISSIEQRKSTILKILEVIVETQVEFFDKGRKYLAPMSQKEVAEKLDLHESTISRATTDKYVDTPQGILELKYFFSTEMKTDSGDDVSSTAIMAMIEEIINKENKKKPLSDAKITEMLNEKGIDISRRTVAKYRENIGIPKSSMRKVYI
- a CDS encoding DMT family transporter — encoded protein: MEKVNIDSKRGYFYAIASAIIFGVTPLIAKMIYARGGNAISLVFYRFFLPTPILYIAAIKTGCEDMSLSVSEFKKLLIIVLGYSTTPLLLYSSYNYISVGAASTLHFTYPVFIMIGLAYFYKLKPNRIELISVIIAMIGIFMIMDIDQLDSFIGFTLAFVSGITYAVYSFYLDKSGLNRMNIFKICFYMAILSSFIALVFSLLTQSFVYSFSLETWVLTFGFAVSISVIAVVFYQIGIKLIGSQKTSILSTFEPLTSIVLGLVFFSEVLTLQKSIAIICIITASVLLAVFGGDKKLKADNADKLNN
- a CDS encoding S9 family peptidase codes for the protein MKKINIDTLNEFRFLSGLKISQDEMNLAFKVSRTDEESNTYKSCIHLLNTEDDSIIKLTSENLTGPFDFLNDSNIIFASDRGSSENKKSDDSKKEKHTKFYSINIGGGEASLYMDIPKDVVDFTPIDESKFLIQYNYVPFVEDDSIDSDDYLVFDEFPYRFNGKGYINKKRTRLAVYDRDKSEVIDITDELTNVSFVKLNKSKTKALFTSNRYTTRFSFKSDLMELDLSTNKTDLLLKDIEGLCNPDYFGDKIVFQSRDRSVYGLNTNPGIYFYENGEVRLMTPSFDSNFGNSLGTDLRLGSNDDPIVYNDKLYFLSTDNDVINMYHMDLSGNIVKVTNSNGSIDDFIVVSKGIYTIYMDENSPQEIHLFNDGFKKLSDYNGFLKDYEISKVETFEFSNDGIDFYGYVIPPIAKKDKNPAILSIHGGPKTVFGKVLHHEMQLLASLGYYVFYMNPRGSCGRGNEFMDIRGKYGSIDYEDLMKFTDEVLTKYDDIDSERLGVMGGSYGGFMTNWIIGHTDRFKRACTQRCISNWISMYGTSDIGFYFVEDQVDGTPWRDFENMWNMSPLKYADRITTPTLIIHADEDHRCPPEQGHQMFLALNYHDIETKMVVFKGENHELSRSGKPLHRRRRLNEIVEWMTKI
- a CDS encoding ISL3 family transposase, translated to MSISNYILNLLDLKDENIEIFENVEKIKKKNISYNLIFGRLTYNASVCPVCGNVHSPSIIKHGTKSSDIKLLPFNGEPTFLRLKKQRFLCKECNSTFIAETDIVKKNCFISNRVKAHITTNLTMKVSEKDIANLHYVSHSTVSKCVDQAFEQFKPNYQFLPEHLCFDEFKSTKTAKGSMSFIFCDAITHDIIDIVENRQLHYLKRYFSRFSECARESVKSICIDMYQPYISLISDLFPNAKIVFDKFHIVNHLSRALNKTRIEVMNSFSKYSMEYKRLKRYWKLIQKPYLKLNSTGFRKWIHFERWKSARDVVMDSISVNKTLLNTYDCYQILLKDVENGDIASLKAHLEYYSDEVSDAMKTSINTLLKDFEYVKNCLEVNVTNGCLEGINNFIKCLKRVAFGYRSYYHFRNRILICKKMIVPKDTVSVKKRQAANAA